In Candidatus Obscuribacterales bacterium, a single genomic region encodes these proteins:
- a CDS encoding radical SAM protein gives MKSAYMENTTYMENTMVFQERASRDRGVIQDNRLMELHLYPGNRCNRDCDFCTVFGSPKGWYHDYTSDHLDAVLRTVILHDLGAVKFYGGEPTLNADNVIWAIAYLRDHGFTGAIVIYSNGIQADRLLTILTSDPLGKTTASLNYSIATGDGAPQMPLTSLHKLEAYEIAHPGAIAIGHPDIVDSGRGIDPFTGQESRPKASHTCPHCYPVLKTDGTVHACPFAVENPAPHFQLGDLSSDPEAIAQNFRAFFTWLEQVHEPYAVEHNLPACTVCGSHLDDLPTPQFLEPATAPSQP, from the coding sequence ATGAAGTCTGCCTATATGGAGAACACAACCTATATGGAGAACACCATGGTCTTTCAAGAACGAGCCTCCCGCGATCGCGGCGTGATTCAGGATAACCGCCTGATGGAGCTGCATCTCTATCCCGGCAACCGCTGCAACCGCGACTGCGACTTTTGTACCGTCTTTGGCTCCCCCAAAGGCTGGTACCACGACTACACCAGCGACCACCTCGATGCCGTCCTGCGTACCGTGATCTTGCATGATTTAGGAGCAGTGAAATTTTACGGCGGCGAACCAACGCTGAATGCCGATAACGTCATCTGGGCGATCGCTTATCTGCGAGACCATGGATTCACCGGCGCGATCGTCATCTATTCCAACGGCATCCAGGCCGATCGCCTCCTAACCATCCTCACATCTGATCCTCTCGGTAAAACCACCGCCTCCCTCAACTACTCCATCGCTACCGGTGATGGAGCGCCCCAAATGCCCTTGACGTCTCTCCACAAACTAGAAGCGTATGAGATAGCGCATCCAGGAGCGATCGCCATTGGTCATCCCGATATCGTCGATTCAGGACGCGGCATTGATCCCTTTACTGGGCAAGAATCGCGTCCCAAAGCTAGCCACACCTGCCCCCATTGCTACCCGGTGTTAAAAACCGACGGCACCGTCCACGCCTGCCCCTTTGCGGTGGAAAATCCTGCTCCGCATTTTCAGCTCGGCGATCTGTCCAGCGATCCAGAGGCGATTGCCCAAAACTTCCGCGCCTTCTTCACCTGGTTAGAGCAGGTGCATGAACCCTACGCCGTCGAACATAACCTACCTGCCTGCACCGTTTGCGGCTCCCATTTGGATGATCTACCCACCCCCCAGTTCCTAGAACC
- a CDS encoding ABC transporter ATP-binding protein produces MAYLVVEHLTKQFQGHVAVHDLWLTMAQGEVLALLGPSGCGKSTTLQLVAGLLHPDAGAIYLEGRPMNHVPPERRDMALVLQRGLLFPHLTVGENVAFGLKMRGMNRVDRDKEAIAMLHRVQLQGFEHRKPLELSGGQAQRVALARSLVIGPKLLLLDEPLSALDANLREEMQDLILSLQAQTQVTMLIVTHDQAEATVMAQRIALMFDGQLRQMDAPERLYRYPCDEATARFMGGVNFFTVQAEQHQWHLPSGQRLTSSLAHQGPLRVTLRPEALKLYTDAAHLPDVPGNCLAGEAIANRFTGTQRRITVAIAPNLTLQVWGSPTQDIALGQTIWLYIPPDALWGLPSEPCPPVVMPSPAVQS; encoded by the coding sequence GGCCCTGCTGGGGCCATCGGGCTGCGGCAAGTCTACAACCCTGCAACTGGTGGCCGGGTTGCTGCATCCCGATGCCGGAGCCATCTATTTAGAGGGTCGCCCCATGAACCACGTGCCGCCAGAGCGGCGAGATATGGCCCTTGTGCTGCAGCGGGGCCTGCTGTTTCCCCATCTCACCGTGGGGGAAAATGTCGCCTTTGGGCTGAAGATGCGCGGCATGAATCGGGTGGATCGAGACAAGGAAGCGATCGCCATGCTGCATCGAGTACAGCTCCAAGGCTTTGAACATCGTAAGCCATTGGAACTGTCTGGCGGTCAGGCCCAGCGGGTGGCCCTAGCGCGATCGCTGGTGATTGGCCCCAAGCTGCTGCTGCTCGATGAACCGCTTTCTGCCCTAGATGCCAACCTACGGGAAGAGATGCAGGACTTGATCCTCAGCCTACAGGCCCAGACCCAAGTCACCATGCTGATCGTCACCCACGACCAAGCCGAAGCCACAGTCATGGCCCAGCGCATTGCCCTGATGTTTGATGGGCAACTACGCCAGATGGATGCCCCCGAACGCCTCTACCGCTATCCCTGTGATGAAGCCACCGCCAGGTTTATGGGCGGCGTCAACTTCTTCACTGTCCAGGCCGAGCAGCACCAGTGGCACCTGCCCAGTGGTCAACGCCTCACCAGCTCCCTCGCCCACCAAGGGCCCCTGCGGGTGACCCTGCGACCCGAAGCGCTGAAGCTCTATACCGATGCCGCTCATCTGCCCGACGTACCGGGCAATTGTTTAGCCGGGGAAGCGATCGCCAATCGATTTACCGGCACCCAGCGGCGCATCACCGTAGCGATCGCCCCCAACCTCACCCTGCAGGTCTGGGGATCTCCCACCCAAGACATAGCCCTCGGACAAACCATCTGGTTATACATTCCGCCTGATGCCCTCTGGGGGCTGCCTAGCGAGCCCTGCCCGCCCGTCGTCATGCCTTCACCTGCCGTTCAGTCATGA
- a CDS encoding ABC transporter substrate-binding protein: MPSMSYRLLHRRQFLVLATAAGLATLTSNCNRQTAPPSLDLTTASWDDVVAAARGSTVRWAMWGGSDVTNAYADQWVGDRLKTDYDITLNRIPLNDTVEAVNKVVGEVQAGLTSGGDIDLIWINGENFRTMKQGNLLYGPFTDLLPAMAYYDVENPSVLNDFGLPIDGYEAPYTGSYYIMAKDSSRVDATPQSFADLLDWAKANPGRFAYVAPPAFDGSRFLLTVLYGVTGGYEQYAGADFNEALWEQNAPQVVAYLKELKPYLWRSGDTYPPTQTRLNELFANGEIWMLPIFISRVVEGLTTGQFPDSTTAFSLPGASLNDPSFTAIPINAGNPAGGMVLANLLSSPEGQLEKFKPEVWGDPPLLAVEKLPPALQAQFAQVTADYGLPLQELTENTVPLVNAEYTTRLENLWETELAG; this comes from the coding sequence ATGCCATCTATGTCCTACCGTTTACTGCATCGTCGTCAATTTCTTGTCCTAGCCACCGCCGCGGGCCTGGCCACCCTCACCAGCAACTGCAATCGCCAAACCGCTCCCCCCAGCCTCGATCTCACCACTGCATCCTGGGATGACGTCGTGGCAGCAGCCCGAGGCAGCACCGTGCGCTGGGCCATGTGGGGCGGCAGTGACGTCACCAACGCCTACGCCGACCAATGGGTGGGCGATCGCCTCAAAACCGACTACGACATCACCCTCAACCGCATCCCCCTCAACGACACCGTAGAAGCCGTCAATAAAGTGGTGGGTGAAGTGCAGGCCGGGCTCACCAGCGGCGGCGACATTGACCTAATTTGGATCAATGGGGAAAACTTCCGCACCATGAAGCAGGGCAACCTGCTCTATGGCCCATTTACAGACCTCCTGCCCGCCATGGCCTACTATGATGTGGAGAACCCCTCTGTTCTCAATGACTTTGGCCTTCCTATTGATGGCTACGAAGCGCCCTACACCGGCTCCTACTACATCATGGCCAAAGACAGTAGCCGGGTTGATGCCACGCCGCAAAGCTTCGCCGACCTGCTGGATTGGGCCAAGGCCAACCCCGGCCGCTTTGCCTACGTCGCCCCGCCCGCCTTTGATGGCAGCCGCTTCTTACTCACCGTCCTCTACGGCGTCACCGGCGGCTATGAGCAATATGCAGGGGCAGACTTCAACGAAGCATTATGGGAGCAAAACGCGCCGCAAGTCGTGGCCTACCTCAAGGAACTGAAACCCTATCTCTGGCGCAGCGGCGACACCTATCCCCCCACCCAAACCCGGCTGAATGAACTGTTTGCCAACGGTGAAATTTGGATGCTGCCGATCTTTATTTCGCGGGTGGTCGAAGGGTTAACCACCGGACAGTTTCCCGACAGCACCACCGCCTTCAGTTTGCCAGGAGCTTCCCTGAATGACCCATCCTTCACCGCAATTCCCATCAATGCAGGCAATCCCGCTGGGGGTATGGTGTTGGCTAATCTCCTATCCAGCCCCGAGGGGCAACTGGAGAAATTTAAGCCCGAGGTTTGGGGCGATCCACCGCTGCTGGCCGTGGAGAAACTGCCTCCAGCGTTGCAGGCCCAATTTGCCCAAGTGACAGCCGACTATGGCCTACCGCTGCAAGAGCTAACAGAGAACACCGTGCCCTTGGTGAACGCCGAATATACCACCCGATTAGAAAATCTTTGGGAAACAGAACTGGCTGGGTAA